A stretch of DNA from Raphanus sativus cultivar WK10039 unplaced genomic scaffold, ASM80110v3 Scaffold0134, whole genome shotgun sequence:
GAGATCCTCTGGCCCCAAGTCTAAGATTCAGCTAATCATCCTTCCCTTGCCCTCGCAGCGATCCTACCAGGATCTCTCCTCATCTGAAACCTGTTTCATATTAACAACCATCTCGGTTTATCTATATTCACATGTTTTGGAGTTTCTCTATGAATCTTGATTACCTCATCCATGTCAAAGAAGAGATTCTTCTGTATATTTCTTAACCTTTGCAGTTCTTGAAATGAAATCAAGAAAACAGAACaacgaaaaaaaacaaacaatactCTCTTGTTTAATAATGGCTTTTTCGCTTTGATTCTGTAAAAATTATGAACACAAGAAGCTCATGATCAACTTCTAATATGGCTTTTACAAAACACTGAACTGAAAGTGAAACTACTCCACACTAGGCGCCACTTCTGTCGGATTGGACTCAAAAACATCTTCCGAGTTCGAACCCTCCGCCTCATCCAGAAGGTCGCGAGACTCCATCGCCTCCTTATAAACCGGCGTCTCCTTGAAATCCGTCGCACCTTCGTTATACGTCCCCGCCGCAATTGCACCGGAGATTAactattaacaaaatttaaaaaacgtTACAACCGCACTGAACGAAACTTCAATCTGGAGAAATCTGTTGGATTCGAAACTCACCGCGAAAACGATTCCGAAAGCCCACAAGTACTGAACGAAGAACCCTAAACCATCCCACTGGGGACCTTCGAATGGATCAGATTCAAGCCCAGGAAGATCCTTAAGCAAGAACTTGGGCGCGTCTTTCGGATCACCTCTGAAGCGAGTGTTCACCGCGAACCTATCTCCGCCGTCGCCGGCGATTTCGATCTGAGACGGTGGTGTGCCGTCGATGTTGCTGCTTTGTTCTTCCGTCTGTTCCTTGGTTGTTGTCGGGACGAGGGTTCGACGTTTTTTGCTGTCGAACCGACCGGTTTGGGAGGAGTTGTTTTTGGCGGCGGAGACCACGTGGAGACGGGTTCTTGACGGGTAAGGGAAGTTTATGAGTTTGAAGGTGGAGAAGGGAGTGCGAGAAGCATCGGTGAGGTCTGTGGAGTGGATCCTAGCGACTCTGCCACCGCTGCTCACGGTGAGAGACatttctttttgtgtgtgtggaTGGATGTGTGAGAGAGGGAGAAGGGAATATGAGAGAATCGGAGAAGATAAGGAAACGAACGACGTCTTCCTTTTCGGGTCGAATTATACTTGACCCGACGCGATCAAACCCGGCCCAGTGTTACCCGTTTCTTTACCTATTCAAGTTTTTGGATTTCAAGTTTAGTTTTCTAGTTTTTATTCAAGTTTCATATGATGGGTACTTGGGATTGAGTTCGATTAATGATTCTTTCAaactttttcttaaaataaattttataacttaccTAAAACTTCTCatccaaatttatttttatttcataataaatataaaattgcgTATTCGTTATAATATTCCTTCACGATACTTAATTCAttcaaacaattttaattttttttaaaaaaaatcaatatatatttaaatttaaataaatatatgatgctgaaaaattattttaaaattttattcatatagTTTTACATATACTCGACAAATAATAAATCCAAAAATTTGAAACGAATATGACCCATAAAATGAATCCAAACTAACATAAATACATACTTTACTGATATTTCAGGTTATAAGTTTTACTCGAACCAAACTCAAATCTAAAtagatatctaaaaataattcatatcaaatctttttctttatctAAAATACATTATGATGTTATTGAATAACTATAATAACTATCTATTACATGAATAactaaatcaaatatttagtttaatatatacttttggTATTcagttaatattattttttatgttttgacaattgcatttgaaaattatttatgaattatttatttatgaattttaaataagtgttattttattttaaaattaaaaaaggtTTATGACGTTTGTATAGTTActaattgttattttaattagtttacaTTTCATTACGGAGGATTCTCATTGGTACAAGTCTTTGGTATGACATGATAAGTCTGATATTGTTAAATATTGTTCAAAAATGATTTTCGTATGGTTGATAACCTGAGTTTCCCAATATTATTTTGAAGTATAACAATATGATTGTTTCACAAAAAGGATAACAATATTTGGTTTGGGGAAACTACGTTCATTAGAATGccttcagtcaaaaaaaaaaaactacgttCATGAACTTATTGACACTGTTGTacatataatgaattttatcaagtaaaaatcaatattttttggAACTGATAATCCGGTTGACTTCGGTTCAACCAAATCTTGAACAGGTAACTAAATTCGAACCAAACCTGAATAAATCTGAATAGAACCTAttcaaacttttataatatcCAAATGAAACTGAAATTCATAAACCACAAAACTCCAAAACTCAAATGAACCCAGAACAAAACGACCCGATTGACCAGCCCTATGTCTAATCGTATATAAATTTTGGATGTTTTGATTTAGCTTAGATTCAGttacaaatatcaaaatatattctcttttttggcaacatatcaaaatatattcaGAAATGCCAGATATGAGAAACACATACTGTATTTTTTTCATCTTACAACAATTAAACAGAGTACAGTAACATAGAATTGCATCATTTCTTCTGCCCTAAGCTAACGATATGTTGGATGAATCCATCTA
This window harbors:
- the LOC130501246 gene encoding uncharacterized protein LOC130501246, translated to MSLTVSSGGRVARIHSTDLTDASRTPFSTFKLINFPYPSRTRLHVVSAAKNNSSQTGRFDSKKRRTLVPTTTKEQTEEQSSNIDGTPPSQIEIAGDGGDRFAVNTRFRGDPKDAPKFLLKDLPGLESDPFEGPQWDGLGFFVQYLWAFGIVFALISGAIAAGTYNEGATDFKETPVYKEAMESRDLLDEAEGSNSEDVFESNPTEVAPSVE